The sequence GTACTGTCTGGACTATATTTCGTGTCGTAAAAAAACGGTAACTTCCCTGAAAGTAGTCGTGTATCGTTCTATTCGTTGTTAGTATATTTACAAACGGGGTTAGGTTTGATGTCGTGGTTGATGTTGGGATCGCGTGCCACCACTGTCGTACCAGTCTGCACCTATCCCGTCGTTAAAGCATACTTCGCCATGTCATTAACGTAATCACTCTCCGTCACTTTGAGAACTCAACGGAATACTCGATATTTTAAGTAGTCAAAACTTTTCATTTCACTTCCGACGTGATTGCTCGTGAATTCCACTCGTGTTCGTGTTAAAGAAGATACGATAAATCGTTTCACGGTCTCAGACACAAATGCACCATGCGGTTGGAGACGCCTAGTGATGGGATCTGAAACACTTcgaattacatacatatgtacttcgaaactgtatatgtacataattatgTCTGTATGCATATGGCGAAAAATTTGAAtcactttgaaaattatacgaagTTTAAAAGTCTTGAAAGTCCTGAAAGCTTTGATaggtttgaaataaaataaaataaaatagaaccgcgcaaaatttttaagaaaatgagCACTATTCATGTATATCACTTATTGAATAACGAAATCGTATTTAAAGTTAATATAgtattgtatataatgtaatatattatatacagcttagagtaattatataaaagtaattatatttaaagttaaatatgttaatacgtaAATGATAGTActgcttttattatttatttagtaacaATATGTAACTGATGTGAAATTAGGATGTTCGTTACTAGAGACGCCTatgaacgtttgaaaaatgcGTGAAACCGAAGAGACACAATATAACATTGTACATTCAGTAAAACGCCAAGCTCCTTAGAGGTCGTGAAACAGGAGAGTGATTAGTTGAAACACGAATTTCTACAAAAACACATGTGTTTTCGAATGTAAACACGACGCCACTGAAACACAGCTGCTGAATAGATTCCTGTCGTCCGAATTTAGGTTAACATATGCCAAACTTGACTTCTTCAAAGAATTTGGAACCCACGCAGCGGGTTAGCCTAAAGATATGTATTCTGAAATCACTTGCATTTATATAACTGACATtagaatttcgataatttacaCAGAATTCGATTGCGTTTCGTGCGatataaaatagtttataTAGACATCTGTACGTATAAGGAAAGCAATTAACCGTGAAACACTTGTGAAATAAATCGATGgccaataaatattaattgattaattataattgatcaAACATCGTCTAAATCCCAAAAAGTTCAACTCAAAGGATCGAGTTGGTTTTTTATTAGAAGGCATTGACCGAGTTCCTAATGCTTTTCTTTGAAAGCGAAGGTTTACGTGAGCTACAGAAATGAATTTCGTGTCGCGGTCGATGCGCGAGATGTTTTTCTACGAAAACGTAATTGACAGGTTAGGTTATCGAGAAATAATCATAGCATAAGAAACCACAAACCTTGGTAAGTGAAGGAAGGGCTTTGTATGCTAAGATTgataaagaattttgtttgtaAATACTGATTACATATAAGTATCAACGACACGCGATCGTCCTCAACCTACTGGGTTATCGCGAGAAAGGAACAGCGTACCGTtgtgtgatattttttatccatCTTGATTTTTACGCTATCAAGCTtcgtaaacattttttatccgTGACGgtatctttaaaaatacgcAGTAAAACCTATTCGTTATCGGGATATTATGATATACGAttgactttttttttacattgcTGCGTGAAGTTTAAAAATGCGAATAGGAATACAGTATGCTCAACCTAACGATCGATCAAAAATTAATAGTGTCATGGCGTCGTAACGGTCAAAGTTGGTATTATTGTAAAGCATTTGATTCGCTGCTGTAccttttaaatttcgaattagCTTTGTTCTGGTGGCTTTTCAGCGTTCGCAGGCTGCAGTGGAAGATGTAAAGCGTGTACGGTTGAAAGTACGATGGGATTTCCGCTTTCTAGAAAATGCAGACGGAGTTCCACAATGATGTACGTATGTAGTCCTTTGACTCTGTGTACGGTTATAGAGAAAAATTAGCTTTTTGAAATAATCCACGTGTGTTATTGGCTAGTAGGGGTCGTTTCATGTTCACCGCTCATTGTTTTCGTCGTACCACGAGGGACTGCTTTTATGTCAATACTTCAAAGTGCTATAACCTACGTGGGGGTATCATACGAGGCAAAAGTTACGTGAACCAGACTCGCACCATCTTCATTATCATCTTCAGGTGTCTCCGTATGGTAACGTACAATTTACGTATGCCAAAGGGCATCTTTGTATTTAAGACTTCTTTAAGAGCATGCACGAGTCAGTTTCCTTGTTATATGCACAGATACACAGTCTGCTCTTTGCACTTCTTATTACacatatttaatgaattaaatacaGTAAAGTAAACTTAAAAGACAAGTGAATAATTTACATGCGAAAActagattttattaaagattcaTTCAAACTGCTTATATCTAATCTTTACAACGTTCtcccaattttttaatatatttcagagtatgtaataaatgaaagataacaaaaatgttctgaaatttaatagaaagGACGTCGaacttccattttattttttatctggTCTGTGTATCTCTGCTTTTCATTACAATGTACAATACCGAGAAAAGCGGAACTTTGTGATGTATACGCGTACCGAACTACGCATTGGTGGAGAAGAGCACTGTCGATTGCATCCGCCGACAGGAACACTAATCACGGGACTCGCTGTCTtttaagattattaaaatcgtCAAAGCTTCAACGTCCTCAAAGGGTTAATTACCCTACGGGATATTTATGGCTGGGTTGCTCTCTTCCCTCGCTCGCCAGGGAGCAGAGGCTATTAAAGAAGGAGCACGCGGACAGAGAAGAGGTAGACTGCGAACTGCCGCGGAAAAGAGCCTTTCTCTTCGTGTGTCATTGTCAGGGCTTGTAGATAGATTGCTCAGACGGTAATTGATTTCCTGTGCCGTGTCGAATAATTGAACGCTCGATGTTATACAGTTTtacttaaaagaaaataatatttgatttatgtCTATCATTCGCGTTCAACGAATTCTTCAAAACGTTCCAATGTAATTTGGAATTTACAAGCACTAGACTgtcttttgtattttccaaGTTGAAAATCACTTCCTGGATTCTAGTTAAAATATACATGATCTTTCAAAGTAGCTAAATTTCACAtgacaaataaaatgtttcgtatttgAAGTTCATTGATGAAGTAGCGTTTAATAGTATGTAATGACACATGTAATTTCAAtcatatttcattgaaataatatctttaacaaaaaaaagaagagaaataaattcttcataGAAAGAATGCAATCATTAAATTTCAACATACAATAACTTATATTGCaattaattgtttttgttCTTGTACTTCActgaaagaagaggaaagaaaagaaggaaagaggtAACGATATTGACTCGATACTCTTGATAAACTGGTATGCAATGGACCAGGATGCAAGGAGGcgtaatatatagaaatagatGCAAAATGTAATGTTGTAACGATATCTCCAACGTATATATTCTGTAGGAAGCGTACTTAGACGAAGTACTTACTCGCAATCGCTTTAAGAGCAAGGACACGCCAACTATGAAAGGTGTTAAGAGGAACCGTGAACAGGCCAGCTGCGATAATGCACTCGTATAAACGACCGTATGCTTCATGCGGATTAACGCTCGAAGAAAAAGGTTCGCTTGCCGATGGGCACCATCGTTACATTTTAAAAGAGTGCTGTCGTGCTGTTATGCGGCCGGTGATATGATTCGTTTGCATTAAACATTTATACGTGTTCGTATCCGTAAATCGCGAAAAAATAACGGAATACTAAATGCACGAGATTTCAGCTACCAACGAACGATTTTAGTTGTCCGGGAAGAATGTCGTGTATCGTTCTTGGAATGTCGTGATGGGTTCATATCGTTTCTTGAAAAGACTTTTAAGAAATTGACTGACTAACGTGGTTGCTTTTAGTACATTACTTACGATTTCATGcgtgtaatttttatgaattttattaatccaATGCAAGATTCGCATTTAATGCTTAAATGTGCTTTAGtgattttatgtttctttcgcttttcttctttaaatttccattgcGTATTGTTATATTGCATATTTGTCTATTACTTCTATCTATTTGCTTTCCAAAATAcgtgataaaaatttcgatcacgcaactatttttcttcgttcagaTGGCAtcttgtatattaatttatgcgCTCTCTGGTTAATCGATTCTTGGTTTAATTTCACAGTAGAGCAAGTTATACGATCTCGAGCGACGACATTAACGAGACGACGAATTGTCTCCTATTCTGTAGACGCGTTTCAGTATGTTTAATGCGCCACTAACTTCGGAATGACGTGAATTACACGGGTGACGTTCGTCTGTACAGGATCGTTCACAACGGAATCTAATTTTCGCGTAAAA comes from Bombus pyrosoma isolate SC7728 linkage group LG2, ASM1482585v1, whole genome shotgun sequence and encodes:
- the LOC122572485 gene encoding uncharacterized protein LOC122572485, with translation MYFLPITLVVSCIARIYLWRSSVDIQSRRSYACFDYKYVVYTHYVIWFKSNSGSRCSTFKGDSRVPVPIISFAGCSGRCKACTVESTMGFPLSRKCRRSSTMMGRFMFTAHCFRRTTRDCFYVNTSKCYNLRGGIIRGKSYVNQTRTIFIIIFRCLRMKNL